ACCGAGGAAGGGGTGTGAGTTAGACAGGGAGGAGTAAGAACGAGGTACACCGCTGGCTGATGAGGGTGGTGTCAGGGTGGAGTTAcgtttggtgttggtgatgataatggtcgTACAACTtttagtagtattggtggtggtggtggtggtggttgtggttgtgacaGTAGTATGTAGTATTTATAATTGTGGTATTagaagtggcagtagtagtagtagtattagtagtagtagtagtagtagtagtagtagtagtagtagtagtagtagtagttattgttgctgttgttgttgtagttggtggtgagggtgttgtgatttggtggtggagttggtggtcgTGCTGGTAGTGTAGTGATTGTGCCGTGGTAGTGGTTGCTGTAGCGATACTATTGACAGCAGAAATgtttgttgtggtagtagtagtagtagtagtagtagtagtagtagtagtagtagtagtagtagcagcagcagcagcagcagtagtagtagtagtattagtagtagtagtagtagtagtagtagtggagatggtgatagtgacggtggtggtggtggtggtggtgtggtggtggttcaGGTTTTTAGccgtagaggtggtgatggtggtggtggcggctgcaACGGCGAAGGACATTGAAACAAGtggattttccattttatttgataaaattgCATGAATAGCTAAATATTTTTGACAGTGAAATCAAAATGGCaatgaataaatacaaaaacaacaacaacaacaacacgaacgaCATCAACAAAGGCACAAAAGAGACTCCTCACACTCTTCTCATAAAAATacccaaaagaaaagaaaagaaaagaaaaacaaaactacagAACAAAAAAAAGCGAAGTaatagaattttgaaaaaaaaaaaaaatggcggatggataaaaacatttttgttttcttcaaaatatggaaATGGTGAAATGACTTCTAACTAACTGTGTTGAAAGATGTATAAGACTTGAGTAAAAGGCTTATAGCACAGCGACAACAACAGCTAAAATAACCAGATTTCCAGCatggagaagaaataaaaatcgaTACAGACAGAAATTACATCTTCAACACCGAACAAAAAGCGATTCTATCAGTAATTGAACGGCGAAGTAATGTTTAGTGCTTAGAAAATTCAACTATTTCTAGAGTGCAATCTAGATTAATAAAGACGTGGCGAATACGACGACAGCAAGCGAAATTAAACATGGTTGCCAAAGCTTGCTCAAAGCTTTGTAGTTGTCGCCTTTTgcagtcgtcgttgtcgttgtcgtcgtcgacgACAGGAAGGTTGGTAGTAGGGGCGGTGCCGGTGGCGTTGGCAGCGGCGTATTTGTCTTCGTTGATGTTTTATGTTGAAGAAAGGGGGGGGGTGAAGAGGAGGAGATCGAGAAGAagtaaagaaaggaaggaaggaggatgaAGAGAAGACATGATGAACAGCATTAACAGCAATGACGatgtcgacgacgatgatggcgatgacggcACGGCACGATTAGAACGAGATATGAAAGGTTGATATAATGTTGGTTAGTTCAAGATCAGCCATGATCAAAGAAGACTATGACTACAGGCGTTCCAGCTgcgaccatccagtctttttagACATAGTTTATCTCAGGCTCAATTACGCATGTCAACACTTTTTTTTAGGGCCAAAGTGACTTTCTTCGCTCTGATTCTGGAAACTAATTTTCGTGTTTCCCTAGAACGTATCTTTTTGCGGCCATGGGGGGGCACCGTCCTTGAAGAAATTCTAATCGAATGAATCCACACCAGTACTTACATATTTTCAAAGCCTggtgacttattctatcggaatattttaccgtaccgctaagttacggaaacgtaaccacaccagccttgattgtgaagcagtggtgggggacaacacaggcacacacacacaacacacacaaacacacacacacacacacacacacacaacacacacacacacacacacacacacgcatatatatacatacgattttcaaccgttttttttttatctatggatccctttgattactttttttttttattctagtggaccccATAGTCATTCGaagtttaaaaattagttttatagatacttcttacaaaatacatattttgtcttccacacattaacttgtgtatgttgaactatgtaaaacgtttAAGAAAGAATCttactgtttcttgcaataaatacaactaagtcaaaattttttcatggactCTTAATATACAACTGTGAGTCACCAATTTACCATttataagtgtcttctactatagcctcgggccgaccaaagccttgtgagtggatttagtatatatgtatgtatatatgtatgtatatatgtatgtatgaaaaacaaaatacgtATTTTgtaagaagtatctataaaactaagtTTTAATCTTCGAATGACTATggggtccactagaataaaaaaaagtaatcaaaggtgcaggagtggctgtgtggtaagtagcttgctaaccaaccacatggttccgggttcagtcccactgcgtggcatcttgggcaagtgtcttctgctatagccccgggccgaccaatgccttgtgagtggatttggtagacggaaactgaaagaagcccgtcgtatatatgtatgtatatatatatatgtgtgtgtgtgtatttgtttgtgtgtctgtgtttgtccccctagcattgcttgacaatcgatgctggtgtgtttacgtccccgtaacttagcggttcggcaaaagagaccgatagaataagtactgggcttacaaagaataagtcccggggtcgatttgctcgactaaagacagtgctccagcatggccgcaatcaaatgactgaaacaagtaaaagagtaaaagtgtaaaggggtccatagataaaaaaaacggTTGAAAATCACGGGTTAGAATTAAAgggttttattttaaaaatctgacaGATCATTTACCCTAACATGGATAGCGAGTTAAATGATGAAACATTGTTCTTACATGTCCCCAAAGTGGGATCCATTCTGTTGAAGATGAAGTAAATATTGATGaagttgctgatgttgatgaggCTTGTAGACTTTTTTCTGATTTTAATCATTTCCcggtggaaaaaaaaatatgttaaattattttcagagaaaaacatttgagtgattTTGTGCGGGAGTTACGACAGAGTTTCTCGCTGCTTGTGAAGAAGAAAACCGCTTGGCTGAGTTGATACAGGAAGTGAAGTATTGATTTAAGAGATTATTTCAAAATGGCTGGTCCTCCTTCCAATTACTGTCATGACATTAATGGATTTTTAGCAAGTTTGACTGAAAGGCATACTGTAAATGAATGGCGGTTTTTTTATAAACTCATCGCTACAAAGTTTAAAAGCTGCTTTATTGCATAATGGAAATTTAAAACTATCTATTCCCATCACTCAATCAGTTAATTCAAAAGAATCTTACTTCAgcatcaaaaaaaattttttaatacgaTTCTATACAACAATCACCAAAGAATTTTTGTGGAGATCTTAAAGTAATGTTTAATGGGTAAGAGGATTAACCAAGCACTGTTACTTTCTGTGTTTGTGCGACAGTGTCGCCATTGCAAAGTATTGTAACAGAAGAGAATGGTTAATCTGGTTTTCATATATTCATAGAAGAAATAATATTCAATCAGTTCCAAAAGAAAGCACTTCTACTACCTCTTCATGTCGAACTTtgcttaataaaaatatttaaggcaAGGACAAAAAAATATCGAAgacaatataattttctttcagaAATACTTTCACAATTAATCACTGCAAAAATTATGGAGAAGTTTTATAGGAATTCAAATCCGAGGGGTATTAAAGGATAACACTATTGCTGAAACACCTTCAGTACCTGAACTAAAAGCTTGTCATGTTTTCATATGGACCCGTGCAATCATCGTTGGAAATTATAGATCTTCTTTCCGAAATGGGGTTTAAAAGACTAACGGAGGCTTTCAAAAATATAGCTTATAGCATGTCAAGTAAATTACGTTTTTACATTTACACTTCTGTTTCTAGTCTGAAAACCTTAGAGTAAACTATGGCAAACaaggagaagaaatatatattcatacaaggtGGAAATCAACTCGTGACAGAATAAAACCACTTCTTAAACCCATCTCACTTCAAGAAACACCTCACATTTGGTTTTGCCATCGCTCACGACGTCTCATGTGGTTCCAAAGGCCTGCAAGGGACTAACAAGTCGTTCCACAACGATTATAAGTTATTCCTCAAGCAGGACCCTACAATGCCGGGTGGGTTCACTGGCTGACACAGATTCTGCTACATAATATACACCAGAGAACATGCTAGATATCACGTTGGTAGACGAGACAAGCTGACAATTTATGGAAGCTCTAAATCCTGGTGTTGATTTTCATTCTCGCGCTTCCAGAAAAGatgcattttcataatttttgtatACTTACTATGAGATGTAGCCTACTTcagcaaccattttttttatcagcTGCTCGTGATAATTAGTAGCTGACTCTGTGTCAACACTGGCAGATTAAGATTTTTTGTTGTGTAAAATTAAACGCTTCTTAAACCTTTAAAACCAGCATTTACTCGATAGAAGATGTTTTTCATTATACGATTCACCTTCCTTTTTCTGCAAACCATGAGAaaaatttttggatttggtttttaATTACCATCGTGATTATCGGCACGATAGTAATTATATCGGTAATTATGTTGTCTGAAACTCGATCCATTAACCCAAGAACCGTTTCATTTTAAGCATCGCGTTAGATCTATGAAAAAATAGGGTTGGAGTAGGATATTTGACGTGATTTTTTCTTTCTCGTCAAATATCGTTTCGCTATAAATAATGTTGTAAACTTCACTGTTTTGGCAATGTGGCTGATTTTTCCTTCCGTATTGAGCCTTCTTGAAACATCAACCTTACTAACCATTGTAATCCTTTATTGGTTTTTTCGTACTACTGCCTTGGATTGTACGTGGTGGTTTCTGTCTAGACATCTTACCGGGTTCATGGGCACTTTGCCTCTTGTACTTCTCACGTAAGCCATgtttattgatagaaaaaaatatagatttttaattactatatttgttgattataatttatttttatatatttattattttataattattatatccgaactaaaatctaaaaatattaagagtgattgttttgtaaattagtttggtaattaaatattagagtataactaggttaaagatattctatagtttattaatgtttttttattaagttaaattatatcttcacagataaatacatttttctatctatttactctatttttttaccttaaatatgtaacataataaatgtattgttGGAAActgatcctaatgttttaagtttcaaatttagttaatggaatttcttctataagaaaaatcattattttatttttttaataaatattgtttaactgtatttgcttatttaattaactattattgttaacctgaagagtgactataattttaaattgaattgattttcgattaattttaaatttaattgtaattcgaatttaattatagccatgaaacgtacgtagtttttttacttatatattgattattcattttaaaactttttgtgatctagttatataaaaatcttttttatttttatttatgatttggtttatgtctatcattgtttgagttgcataatattggtttttttctctaatttatattttatatattaatatatttatatatataaaatataataatataaataatatataaatatatgcatatatatatatatatattatatatatatatattatatatatatatatatacatatatgtacataactacatctatatgtatatatatgggtacaggacatcaaaaaaacgttgaacacaatgagaaacgaaaacaaaaaacaaagacatgGAAACGAACTTGTTTCAAACAACGaagaaaacaaacatagaaacgagacatacaacataaagaatattccccttcttcagttgtccctgttttggctactccgcgttacgaaggtaaggacaaaacgcgacttcgttgaaacagtccttaccgcaaagcaaattaaataaaatttgggattttttgcggaaggGCAAATGTGGTAACAAGAGCAAGacagtaaaaaataatatatatatgtatatatatatatatgtgtgtgtgtgtgtatgcatgtatatatacccatatatgcatgtatatatatatatattatatatatatactaatatatatatatatatatatatatatatatatatatatatatatatatatgtgtgtgtgtgtgtgtttgtgtgtatatgtatgtatatatacccatatatgcatgtatatatacatatagatataggtatgtacatatatatatatatatatatcttttagatttataaacaattataattatggtttagcaaaattgcttcactACATACTCTGATTATGATTATGCtaaaccttaattataattatgttaataattatgaaattattgtgCAAGTTCACCGATAATGgctcttttaacataccgaattACTTGGTcagattattaattataaattgattaattaattttaccctttattattagtattatatatatatataatatatatagatataatatatgtaaatatatatataatatatatgtgtatatataatatataaattttcatgatGTGTCATATTTAGATACttctattaaattcattcagttgttaaacataaatcttggaattaaatggttttgatttactgtcacgTGACTTCTGGCCAaccctgtacgtatgtatgcatgcaagtatgtatgtatgtatgcatgcaagtatgtatgtacgtatgcatgtatgcatgcatgcatgtatgtatacatgtatgcatgtatgcatgtatgcatgtatgtatgcatgtatgtatgcatgcaagtatgtatgtatgtatgtatgcatgtatgtatgtatgtatgcaagtatgtatctatgcatgtatgtatgcatgtatgtatctatgcatgtatgtatgcatgtatgtatgtatgtatgtatgcaagtatgtatgtatgtatgcatgtatgcatgtatgtatgtatgtatgtatgtatgcatgcatgtttgtatgcatgtatgtatgcatgtatgtatgtatgcatgtatgtatgcatgtatgtatgtatgtatgtatgtatgtatgtatgtatgcatgcaagtatgtatgtatgcatgcaagtatgtatgtatgtatgtatgtatgtatgcatgcatgcaagtatatatgtatgtatgcatgcaagtatgtatgtatgcatgcatgcaagtatatatgtatgtatgcaagtatgtatgtatgtatgcatacatgcaagtatgtatgcatgtatgtatgcatgcaagtatgtatgtatgtatgtatgcatgcatgcaagtatatatgtatgtatgcatgcaagtatgtatgtatgtatgcatgcaagtatatatgtatgtatgcatgcatgcaagtatatatgtatgtatgcatgcaagtatgtatgtatgtatgtatgtatgtatgcatgtatgtatgtatgtatgtatgtatgtatgtatgcatgtatgtacgtgtatacttTTCTCTTTGTGAGCTTTTATAATATGTACAGTTCGTCCAAACGTAATAATCGCAATAATTAATCTCTGTTGTATGTAGATAatgttatgtgcgtgtgtgtgtgtgtgcgtgcgtgcgtgcgagtatgtgtgtgtgtttaatatttctataatatggaGGAGACAAGTCAGAAATTTGACAAAGTTTTATTAAACGTTTGAATAGTCAATCTGagaaatacagttgttttcttCTCCATAGTATCTCGCTTGCGCTGAACTATATTTCGTTTCTTTAGAAGCTGCTTTGAGTAACTCCAGCATACGCTTATGAAGAGATATTAACTCCTTCTCTTCTCCAGTGTAAGGAGTTAGAATTGATAAATCAGAAAGCCATTCATGATGAAGCTTCAAAGCTATTATTCCTGTGTGGAGAGCAGCTGTCGCTATGAGGCTCGGTTTGTATTGAGATTTGACACAGATAATGTCATCATATTGCGATAGTTCTAATATATAATTGGTTATACAATACAAGTCGTGAGTCGCTTTTAATTTGAGAATAACCCGGAAGTAATTAAAGAAAGTGTAAGGAGTAATGATTAATTTCCTAATATTGAAATGTTCATAGATCAAACTGCGTATCTTTTTAAGCTTTTCTTTTGACGATTCGGGGTCGACGCTTGACACTAAATTCATAAGCTCCTGCGCATCAGAAGTTTTCCCTTTGTATACCATATCGAATGAAACCGAGAGACAACTCGTCGCGATGCATTGCAGTTTTTTTAGGGGAATCCGAGGTAATTTTTTGCAAGACATgaataaatcaaataatgaaacAGCTAGGTAAAAGACTTCCTTAGAAGCCTTGTAACGATCGACGCAAGCTAACATCCAATTGATCAAAGTCAGACGATCATCTTTTCTGAAATCATGGCACTCGAAATAATTCTTAGCTTTCTTCTGATGATTTTCAGCTTCATATAGAGCAGATAACTTGAGATTAACAAGATTAAGTGACATTGTTACTCCCATAAAATGTCCAAATTTCTtcagcttattttttaaagtttcatcAAACGGTTGAAAACTCGGTTTAAGGTTCACTGAAAGCTCTTAACTGATTATATATTACAGAGTCTTTTATGACGTAGTTGAAACGTGACAATTATTTTTACGGTgtgatagtttttttctttttaaataaaaacaaacttcaCTAAATTAATATTTCGATAATGAAAcgaaattgtatttttttatttcttatttctttattgcccacaagaggataaacatagaggggacaaacaaggacagacaaacggattaagtcgattacatcgactccagtgcgtaaatggtacttatttaatcgacctcgaaaggatgaaaggcaatgtcgacttcggcggaatttgaacccagaacgtagcggcaggcgaaatacctatttctttactacccacaaggggttaaacatagagtggacaaacaagaacagacaaacggataaagtcgattatatcgaccccagtgcgtaactggtacttatttaatcgaccctgaaaggatgaaaggcaaagtcgacctcggttgaatttgaactcagaacgtagcggcagccgaaatacctatttctttactacccacaaggggctaaacatagagtggacaaacaaggacagacaaacggatt
Above is a window of Octopus sinensis linkage group LG25, ASM634580v1, whole genome shotgun sequence DNA encoding:
- the LOC115224498 gene encoding cyclin-B2-1-like, which translates into the protein MSLNLVNLKLSALYEAENHQKKAKNYFECHDFRKDDRLTLINWMLACVDRYKASKEVFYLAVSLFDLFMSCKKLPRIPLKKLQCIATSCLSVSFDMVYKGKTSDAQELMNLVSSVDPESSKEKLKKIRSLIYEHFNIRKLIITPYTFFNYFRVILKLKATHDLYCITNYILELSQYDDIICVKSQYKPSLIATAALHTGIIALKLHHEWLSDLSILTPYTGEEKELISLHKRMLELLKAASKETKYSSAQARYYGEENNCISQIDYSNV